One region of SAR324 cluster bacterium genomic DNA includes:
- a CDS encoding HU family DNA-binding protein has translation MTKSDLIDKIAEKAGRSKSDAEQFLNATLSTIQDTLSSGESIPLVGFGTFSVASRAARTGKNPQTGAAIQIPASKTVKFKVGSKLKDAVNK, from the coding sequence ATGACTAAATCGGATTTGATCGATAAGATTGCAGAAAAAGCTGGACGTTCTAAATCAGATGCTGAGCAATTTTTGAATGCTACTCTTTCAACAATTCAGGATACTTTGAGTTCAGGTGAGTCAATTCCACTGGTGGGCTTTGGGACTTTCTCTGTTGCATCACGCGCAGCAAGAACTGGAAAAAATCCCCAGACTGGAGCGGCTATTCAAATTCCTGCTTCCAAGACAGTGAAATTCAAAGTTGGTAGCAAGCTCAAAGATGCAGTAAATAAGTAA
- a CDS encoding PBP1A family penicillin-binding protein has protein sequence MSIFLKTLKWFFYSGLVLSLVAGIAIGSYLWHLSQGLPENIDIELDKRNDVLPTVLFDRDGQQIGELFLQRRVVIPYDSFPPYLIQALLASEDSRYFSHFGIDPIRMLKAAIINFEAGEFVQGASTLTQQTSRLFLLTQEKKLVRKIREILLSLKMESQFDKQQIITLYLNKVFFGNAEGVEASTQGYFGKHTEELTLSESALLVGLLPAPSRYNPNKNPELAIQRRNQVLSRMAEERFISHEEMIEAQAEPLSLSRISDSTSDATAHYVEHVRRYLIEKYGYDTLYTGGLRVYLAMDLDYQLYAQEALRRGLEDLTHRQGYQGPIKSILPQEYGQLAQSEIAEHMGDVPLSIGTVVRGVVRKVDTKREIAQIQLRGEQFGLLEWEHLNEWQRTWQSETQNYVWVQSMSDMLAVGDVIEVELQDYASSEGLFRLKLHQVPKVNGGIIALNPSNGHVYAMSGGYDYTASEFNRSTQAVRQPGSAFKPIVYAAALDSGYTLNSRLVDSPRAYKTDNRIFGEREIWKPRNYGNKLEGSVTLRSALVKSLNLPTIGLVEDLGPQRLIDYSRKLGISASMDKNLTIGLGSFSVTLEEMVKTYGVFANQGQRVDPIFVTKIKDIHGNILEENVNPTEKIISEETAFLTTDAMRDVVDHGTGVRAKAIGRPSAGKTGTTNDSKDAWYIGFIPQLLAGVYVGYDNPKSMGGTETGSRAAAPIWVDFMKNAVANLATEQFSQPPGVITVKVHESGRRAAPCDPPEQTFYEHYRVGTEPATDNLIHNLCDSQQRLAASEAENELEL, from the coding sequence ATGAGTATTTTTCTAAAGACCCTCAAGTGGTTTTTTTACAGTGGACTAGTATTGAGTCTGGTAGCAGGAATTGCTATTGGCTCATATCTTTGGCATCTCAGCCAAGGTCTTCCAGAGAATATAGATATTGAATTGGATAAAAGAAATGACGTCTTACCTACGGTTCTATTTGATCGTGATGGCCAGCAAATTGGGGAACTTTTTCTGCAGCGAAGAGTTGTAATTCCTTATGACTCGTTCCCTCCGTATTTGATCCAAGCATTGTTGGCGAGCGAAGACTCACGATATTTCTCCCATTTTGGTATTGATCCAATCCGGATGCTGAAGGCAGCAATCATTAATTTTGAAGCAGGGGAATTTGTCCAAGGAGCCAGTACCCTAACCCAGCAAACATCGCGTCTTTTTCTTCTGACCCAAGAAAAAAAGCTTGTCAGAAAAATTAGAGAAATTCTGCTTTCGCTAAAAATGGAAAGTCAGTTTGACAAACAGCAAATCATTACCTTGTATTTGAACAAAGTCTTTTTTGGAAATGCAGAAGGAGTGGAAGCTTCAACACAGGGTTACTTTGGCAAGCATACCGAAGAACTGACACTTTCCGAAAGCGCACTATTGGTTGGCCTTCTTCCAGCACCCTCTCGCTACAATCCCAATAAAAATCCAGAACTCGCAATACAACGTAGAAATCAAGTTTTATCAAGAATGGCTGAAGAGCGTTTCATCAGTCATGAAGAGATGATTGAAGCGCAAGCAGAACCATTAAGTCTTTCGAGAATAAGTGATTCTACCTCAGATGCAACAGCGCACTACGTTGAACATGTTCGCAGATATTTAATTGAAAAATATGGATATGATACTCTATATACAGGCGGTTTGAGGGTTTATTTGGCAATGGATCTCGACTACCAGTTATATGCCCAAGAGGCATTGAGACGTGGTCTCGAAGATCTAACCCACCGACAAGGCTATCAAGGCCCAATCAAATCAATCCTGCCTCAAGAATATGGTCAACTAGCCCAATCTGAAATAGCTGAACACATGGGCGACGTTCCACTTTCAATAGGGACAGTCGTCCGTGGTGTTGTTAGAAAGGTGGATACAAAAAGAGAAATTGCTCAAATTCAACTACGCGGAGAGCAATTTGGGTTGCTTGAATGGGAACATCTGAATGAATGGCAACGAACATGGCAATCTGAAACACAAAACTATGTATGGGTTCAATCTATGAGCGACATGCTCGCTGTTGGAGATGTGATTGAGGTGGAACTTCAAGATTATGCTAGTTCGGAGGGATTGTTTCGTTTAAAACTCCATCAAGTACCAAAAGTGAACGGTGGAATCATCGCTCTGAATCCTAGCAACGGCCACGTGTACGCGATGTCAGGTGGTTATGATTACACCGCGAGTGAATTTAATCGCAGTACCCAAGCCGTTAGGCAACCTGGCTCAGCTTTCAAACCAATTGTCTACGCTGCAGCCCTTGATTCCGGCTATACACTGAACAGTAGACTTGTTGACTCTCCAAGGGCATACAAAACTGATAACCGAATTTTTGGAGAGAGAGAGATTTGGAAACCCAGGAATTATGGTAATAAACTAGAGGGGAGTGTCACCCTCAGAAGTGCGTTAGTCAAAAGTTTAAATTTACCCACAATTGGTCTGGTAGAAGACTTGGGCCCGCAGCGTCTGATTGACTACTCTAGGAAATTGGGAATCTCAGCAAGTATGGACAAGAACCTCACCATTGGTCTTGGATCTTTTTCTGTAACTTTAGAGGAGATGGTCAAAACCTATGGTGTTTTCGCTAATCAGGGTCAAAGAGTAGATCCAATATTTGTAACCAAAATCAAGGATATCCACGGCAACATTTTAGAAGAAAATGTTAATCCCACTGAAAAAATAATATCAGAGGAAACCGCATTCTTGACAACTGATGCCATGAGAGATGTCGTTGATCATGGAACTGGAGTTCGAGCAAAAGCTATTGGCAGACCTTCAGCAGGCAAAACTGGAACCACGAACGATAGTAAAGATGCTTGGTACATTGGATTCATCCCTCAATTGTTGGCAGGGGTGTATGTAGGATATGACAACCCTAAATCAATGGGAGGTACTGAGACCGGTTCTCGAGCGGCCGCGCCGATCTGGGTTGACTTTATGAAGAATGCAGTCGCAAATCTTGCTACAGAACAATTTTCTCAACCTCCTGGGGTAATAACTGTTAAAGTTCACGAATCAGGAAGACGGGCAGCGCCCTGTGACCCACCAGAGCAAACATTTTATGAGCACTATCGGGTTGGGACAGAACCTGCAACGGACAATTTAATTCATAATCTTTGTGATTCACAGCAACGTCTCGCTGCATCTGAGGCGGAAAACGAATTGGAGTTGTGA
- a CDS encoding YdcF family protein, whose product MNQQLRSVLEEVIFGPLFFSIIIFIPYIILRRHNKILDPRWWGLTMPLLLLIFSSDLFYQVFSAPLKWITPVSEKKKAEAIIVASAGVHPSGAPTHSSAIRAHTAGLLYLENWAPEIVVAGGVMEPYDPPLEIKGIRLILRGMGIPDEAILVETKSKNTHENGFAISEILAEKNKNRVLVVSHDYHLFRLVSVLRKYNLEVIPFKANRTYPHEPSDWWHQFDWENFNRLKTVAHEYVGIIIYKLTNKI is encoded by the coding sequence ATGAATCAGCAACTCAGGAGCGTACTTGAAGAAGTTATCTTTGGACCACTTTTTTTCTCCATTATTATCTTCATTCCCTACATCATTTTAAGAAGGCATAACAAAATCTTAGATCCAAGGTGGTGGGGACTCACGATGCCACTATTGTTGCTAATATTTAGTAGTGATTTGTTTTATCAAGTCTTCTCAGCACCCTTAAAATGGATTACGCCTGTAAGTGAGAAAAAAAAAGCTGAGGCTATTATTGTTGCTTCAGCAGGTGTGCATCCTTCAGGGGCACCAACCCATTCTTCAGCAATCAGGGCTCATACAGCAGGTCTCCTCTATTTGGAAAATTGGGCTCCAGAGATTGTTGTGGCGGGTGGAGTCATGGAGCCATATGATCCACCCCTAGAGATCAAAGGCATAAGGCTTATTTTGAGAGGTATGGGTATTCCTGACGAGGCGATTTTGGTAGAAACAAAATCTAAAAACACACATGAGAATGGATTTGCAATATCTGAAATTCTCGCTGAAAAAAATAAAAATCGTGTTTTGGTTGTTTCACACGATTACCATCTTTTTCGCCTTGTATCCGTTCTTCGAAAATACAACCTAGAAGTTATTCCTTTCAAAGCAAATCGTACGTACCCCCATGAACCAAGTGATTGGTGGCATCAATTCGACTGGGAAAATTTCAATAGATTGAAAACCGTAGCTCATGAATACGTTGGAATTATAATTTACAAACTTACAAATAAAATTTAG
- a CDS encoding SprT-like domain-containing protein: MSDVQLLADRLLIAHELFEKGWRFSFDRAKRRAGSCKFSKKAITLAKAYAEQEDLKEIKNTILHEIAHALVGPKHGHNDIWKQKALEIGCDAERCHYVFFSKPRYKLTCSNRCFEVARYRLNQNFLQSRICSKCKGKILIIDF, from the coding sequence TTGAGTGATGTCCAGCTGTTGGCAGATCGTCTGCTAATTGCGCATGAGTTATTTGAAAAGGGATGGCGATTTAGTTTTGACAGAGCAAAAAGAAGAGCCGGTTCCTGCAAATTTTCAAAGAAAGCAATTACTTTAGCAAAAGCATATGCTGAACAAGAAGACTTAAAGGAAATAAAGAATACAATTCTTCATGAAATAGCACACGCTTTAGTTGGGCCAAAACATGGTCACAACGATATTTGGAAGCAGAAAGCATTAGAAATTGGCTGCGATGCCGAACGCTGTCATTATGTTTTTTTTTCAAAGCCAAGATATAAATTGACTTGTAGCAACAGGTGCTTTGAGGTTGCTAGATATCGATTAAATCAAAATTTTTTGCAGTCAAGAATTTGTTCTAAATGTAAAGGGAAAATACTAATTATTGATTTTTAA
- a CDS encoding dihydrolipoyl dehydrogenase: MINMNVDVAIIGTGTAGMTAYRAVRKHTNKIALIEGNKYGTTCARVGCMPSKLLIAAAEASHSIQKSSKFGVYTSEPPIINGKEVMQRVRDERDRFVGFVLGSVGEFEAEHKIWGMAKFVDDNTLAVDEKLIHAENFVIATGSSPKIMPQFFGLGDRLIVNDDVFEWIELPKSVAVFGSGVIGLELGQALHRLGVKVKVFGRPGRIRPITDPEIVFYAKKTFQSEFYLDSDSTIEKIWRDNNEVVVQYLIDGEQNIERFEYLLAATGRKPNIENLDLSRTSLQLDSNGVPVFDRLTMQCGKSHIFIAGDINNDLTLLHEAADEGKIAGENAATFPHVTRGVRRSMLSVVFTEPQIAVLGETWEDLHNSKTFITGRVSFEGQGRSRVMLKNKGLMHVYADPLTKRLLGAEIFGPDAEHLGHLLAWSHQQAMTIPQILEMPFYHPVVEEGLRTALRDADSQLKNN, from the coding sequence ATGATAAACATGAATGTAGATGTAGCCATCATAGGTACAGGTACAGCAGGGATGACTGCATATCGAGCAGTCCGAAAACATACTAACAAGATAGCATTGATTGAAGGGAATAAATATGGAACTACCTGTGCGAGAGTAGGTTGTATGCCCAGCAAGCTTTTAATTGCTGCTGCAGAAGCATCCCACTCAATTCAGAAAAGCTCCAAGTTTGGTGTATATACCAGTGAACCACCCATCATAAATGGTAAAGAGGTAATGCAGCGTGTTCGTGACGAACGTGATCGATTTGTCGGTTTTGTTTTGGGATCAGTCGGAGAGTTTGAAGCTGAGCACAAGATTTGGGGCATGGCTAAATTTGTTGACGATAATACTTTGGCTGTTGATGAAAAGTTAATTCATGCTGAAAACTTTGTAATTGCGACGGGTTCTTCTCCAAAAATTATGCCGCAATTTTTTGGCTTGGGAGACAGGCTGATTGTAAATGATGATGTTTTTGAATGGATTGAGCTTCCCAAATCAGTCGCTGTTTTTGGTTCTGGTGTAATCGGACTGGAATTGGGCCAAGCTCTTCACCGCTTAGGAGTGAAGGTTAAAGTTTTTGGACGTCCCGGTAGAATAAGACCCATTACAGATCCTGAAATTGTTTTTTACGCAAAGAAAACATTTCAAAGTGAATTTTATCTGGATTCAGACTCAACTATTGAAAAGATCTGGCGAGATAATAATGAAGTAGTTGTTCAGTATCTTATCGATGGCGAGCAAAATATTGAAAGATTTGAATATTTATTGGCTGCTACAGGACGAAAACCAAATATCGAAAATCTAGATTTATCTAGAACTTCATTGCAATTGGATTCCAATGGTGTTCCTGTTTTTGACCGTTTGACAATGCAGTGTGGGAAAAGCCATATTTTCATTGCTGGAGACATTAATAACGATCTCACCTTGCTGCATGAGGCAGCAGATGAAGGAAAAATTGCAGGTGAAAATGCTGCAACCTTCCCTCACGTGACTCGTGGAGTTCGTCGGTCTATGTTGAGTGTCGTTTTTACTGAACCCCAAATAGCAGTATTAGGGGAAACTTGGGAGGATCTACACAATTCCAAGACATTTATTACAGGCAGAGTGTCCTTTGAAGGTCAGGGCCGCAGTAGAGTTATGTTAAAGAACAAAGGACTAATGCATGTCTACGCTGATCCTCTTACAAAAAGACTTCTTGGTGCTGAAATTTTTGGACCTGATGCCGAGCACCTAGGCCATTTGTTGGCGTGGTCACACCAGCAAGCCATGACGATTCCACAAATTCTTGAAATGCCGTTTTACCATCCTGTAGTGGAAGAGGGACTCAGAACAGCTCTTCGTGACGCTGATTCTCAACTAAAGAATAATTAG
- the rsmG gene encoding 16S rRNA (guanine(527)-N(7))-methyltransferase RsmG, translating into MINHINPKATFVREILEQNDLFITEDQWQCLETWVDRLIEINSRINLISRKQTEVVWLHHILHSISPLILIDFPTDIDLCDFGTGGGLPGIPLAILRPDWQVFLLDSRKKKISAIKETTDGLGCVNLHFIVGRGEEVGLDPMYNNRFQWLTARAVSAIGNLERWTRDLRNKEATLIAFKGGDLENEEVAPAQLPNVDRLVEHPIKLNGYFDFYFDKKKLVEIKFS; encoded by the coding sequence TTGATAAATCATATCAATCCTAAAGCAACATTTGTTCGAGAGATTCTTGAGCAAAATGATTTATTCATCACTGAGGATCAGTGGCAGTGCTTAGAAACTTGGGTCGATCGTTTGATTGAGATCAATAGTAGAATTAATTTGATTTCACGCAAGCAAACCGAAGTAGTTTGGTTACATCATATTCTTCACTCAATTAGCCCACTCATTTTAATTGATTTTCCAACAGATATTGATCTCTGTGATTTTGGTACAGGCGGAGGATTACCGGGGATTCCCCTAGCTATTTTGAGGCCTGATTGGCAAGTTTTTTTGTTGGATTCTCGTAAAAAAAAGATTTCAGCCATCAAGGAAACCACAGATGGATTAGGTTGTGTTAATTTACATTTTATTGTGGGACGTGGGGAGGAAGTTGGTCTTGATCCAATGTACAATAATAGATTTCAATGGCTAACTGCGAGAGCAGTATCAGCTATTGGGAACCTCGAAAGATGGACGAGAGATTTGCGCAATAAAGAAGCTACTTTAATCGCATTTAAAGGTGGTGATTTGGAAAATGAAGAAGTTGCCCCCGCTCAACTTCCAAATGTTGATAGATTAGTTGAACACCCAATTAAATTAAATGGATATTTTGATTTTTACTTTGACAAAAAGAAATTAGTTGAAATTAAATTCAGTTAA
- a CDS encoding PilZ domain-containing protein: MSDMSEIRVHERRRIVFPARLHVHNHIENVVGLDLSEGGCRIRCKRPVNIFSKVLLEIYIPSSSKKGEYTVCDPIGSVVVRWAKPSKQHGYFILGLQFSSRPGENHGINHLLENDQSNTVEKLVCQNSSLLGHYVECFVCGQEKVQQYSLRSKALHIKNNIFGIPTFGEPVDGKDPIDYNFLYLTICPNCNFTAPGDEFFKFSQEDEPSFDVYKFFEKWNSEKSELSAKYNQNKEGIDGDSRNIEQANLSYELAALGFKILREINSENGVFVRLDAMIKARHAQLCMSNLGKNAEFTREKSEDLMQEAKLILDDNFETLNEIQGLMGAQLLVAISVYFGDIDTLGKYMKFIDNFDTSNKPEKGSQTAKILTQVRAKVKEIYQNRDMYHKEKLNTFLPE; this comes from the coding sequence ATGTCCGATATGTCAGAAATCCGAGTCCACGAACGCCGCAGAATTGTGTTTCCTGCTCGTCTACATGTTCACAATCACATCGAGAATGTAGTTGGTCTTGATCTTTCGGAAGGAGGTTGCCGGATAAGGTGCAAACGACCTGTCAATATTTTTTCAAAAGTTTTGCTCGAAATTTATATTCCATCCTCTTCGAAAAAAGGAGAATACACCGTTTGTGATCCAATTGGCAGTGTTGTTGTTCGCTGGGCAAAGCCCAGCAAACAGCACGGATACTTTATTCTTGGTCTACAATTCAGTTCAAGGCCAGGAGAAAACCATGGAATTAATCACCTTCTTGAGAACGATCAGAGCAATACTGTTGAAAAATTGGTCTGCCAAAACTCCTCACTTCTAGGACATTACGTTGAATGTTTTGTTTGTGGACAAGAGAAAGTTCAGCAATATTCGCTTAGAAGTAAGGCATTGCATATAAAGAACAATATTTTTGGCATTCCTACCTTTGGTGAACCTGTTGATGGAAAAGATCCAATTGACTATAATTTTCTTTATTTGACTATTTGCCCAAATTGCAATTTCACAGCTCCTGGGGATGAGTTCTTCAAATTTAGTCAAGAAGACGAACCATCATTTGATGTTTATAAGTTCTTTGAGAAGTGGAATTCAGAAAAATCTGAATTATCTGCCAAATACAATCAAAATAAAGAGGGTATTGATGGAGATTCAAGAAATATTGAACAGGCTAATCTAAGCTATGAACTTGCTGCTCTTGGATTCAAGATTTTGCGTGAGATCAACTCAGAGAATGGAGTTTTCGTAAGACTTGATGCAATGATCAAAGCAAGGCATGCCCAATTATGTATGTCAAATCTTGGGAAAAATGCTGAGTTTACTAGGGAAAAATCTGAAGATTTAATGCAGGAAGCCAAGCTAATTTTAGATGACAATTTCGAAACGCTTAACGAAATTCAAGGATTGATGGGGGCGCAGCTACTAGTAGCAATTTCAGTTTATTTTGGTGATATCGACACACTTGGAAAATACATGAAATTTATTGATAATTTTGATACATCCAACAAACCAGAAAAAGGAAGTCAAACTGCAAAGATTTTGACCCAAGTTAGAGCAAAGGTTAAAGAAATTTATCAAAATCGTGATATGTATCATAAAGAAAAACTTAATACTTTTTTACCAGAATAG
- a CDS encoding thioredoxin domain-containing protein yields the protein MSSNTNRLINQKSPYLLQHAHNPVDWFPWSQEAFDKAQTEQKLILVSIGYATCHWCHVMERESFEDIETADYLNRNFVAIKVDREERPDIDQVFMDALHALGEQGGWPLNIFATPDGRPFTGGTYFPPKPMYGRQSFRQVLEILQFYWQEGKDKINDTAEQLTSHLRRAPAPQPLDEPLPQWDCVEKTVQAYRQVFDHEDGGFALQRPNKFPPSMGLQLLLRYHLRTGNPSDLYMVELTLERMRNGGIYDQVGGGLCRYSTDYRWLIPHFEKMLYDNALFAQIALECYQVTRNPFYREIAEDIFHYINRDMLAEGGGFCSAEDADSEGHEGLFYLWSADEFKDTVQKDNYDSLANYWNVTIEGNFEGKNILNVSQPSNKFSEQLGLDVYEWQSIIKAARSKLLDVRSQRIRPLKDDKVLVSWNALMISSFAQSARILDHDGYGITATKALAFIEENLINHEGRLLRRYRDGDAKFPAYLSDYAQLGLACLDIYAWNYEPQYILKAHHWAHEINRLFLNHDGAYYETGFDAEKVLVRKADGHDGVEPSGNTSTALLFLKLASFGMGSGLLSDAERILHSFSPHLHQAGVNFSAMLSALIWARKGGIEIVVSGDESKSETREVLQWLRQAFLPEVVVAFIPSDDSDPVSQQIPIAAGRASSDERLLIHVCQGQLCHAPVYDLPSLKNLITQILIN from the coding sequence TTGTCATCTAATACTAATCGACTAATTAATCAGAAGAGCCCATACCTGCTTCAGCACGCTCATAATCCTGTAGATTGGTTTCCTTGGTCACAAGAAGCCTTTGACAAAGCGCAGACAGAACAAAAACTCATTCTAGTCAGTATTGGTTACGCAACCTGCCATTGGTGTCATGTGATGGAAAGGGAATCCTTTGAAGACATAGAAACAGCTGATTATTTGAATAGAAATTTTGTTGCGATAAAGGTTGACAGAGAAGAGCGACCAGATATTGATCAGGTTTTCATGGATGCTCTGCATGCACTTGGTGAACAAGGGGGTTGGCCCTTGAATATTTTTGCCACCCCTGATGGTAGGCCATTTACTGGTGGAACATATTTTCCTCCCAAGCCCATGTATGGGCGCCAAAGCTTTCGTCAAGTTTTGGAAATTCTCCAATTCTATTGGCAGGAGGGAAAAGATAAAATTAATGACACAGCAGAACAACTAACCTCCCACTTAAGAAGGGCGCCAGCACCTCAACCTTTGGATGAACCATTACCACAATGGGATTGTGTTGAAAAAACCGTACAAGCGTATAGGCAGGTTTTTGATCATGAGGATGGCGGATTTGCTCTCCAAAGGCCTAATAAATTTCCACCAAGCATGGGTCTGCAACTGCTGTTGAGGTATCACCTGAGAACTGGAAATCCTTCTGATCTATACATGGTTGAACTGACATTGGAAAGGATGCGAAATGGTGGAATTTATGACCAGGTGGGCGGTGGCCTCTGTCGTTACAGCACAGATTATCGCTGGCTTATACCTCACTTCGAAAAAATGCTTTACGACAACGCACTATTCGCTCAAATCGCTTTGGAATGCTACCAAGTGACCAGAAATCCATTTTACAGAGAAATAGCTGAAGATATTTTTCATTACATTAATCGAGACATGTTAGCTGAAGGTGGAGGCTTCTGTTCTGCAGAAGATGCCGACAGCGAGGGCCATGAGGGGCTGTTCTATTTGTGGTCCGCAGACGAATTCAAAGATACTGTCCAAAAGGACAATTATGATTCCCTTGCAAATTATTGGAATGTGACAATTGAGGGAAACTTTGAAGGAAAAAATATTCTCAATGTTTCCCAACCTTCAAACAAGTTCAGTGAACAACTGGGGCTGGATGTATATGAATGGCAATCGATCATCAAAGCTGCACGCAGCAAATTACTGGATGTCCGATCTCAAAGAATTCGCCCTTTAAAAGATGACAAAGTCTTAGTCTCTTGGAATGCTTTAATGATTAGTTCATTTGCTCAATCTGCAAGAATTTTGGACCATGATGGATATGGCATAACAGCAACCAAAGCCTTGGCTTTCATTGAAGAAAATCTCATTAATCATGAAGGGCGCCTGTTACGCCGCTACAGAGATGGGGACGCAAAATTTCCAGCTTATCTAAGTGATTACGCGCAACTCGGCTTAGCGTGTCTGGATATCTACGCTTGGAATTATGAGCCTCAATATATATTAAAGGCTCATCACTGGGCTCATGAAATCAATCGACTCTTCTTAAATCATGATGGGGCTTACTATGAAACGGGATTTGATGCAGAAAAAGTTCTAGTCAGGAAAGCCGATGGACACGATGGAGTCGAACCTTCAGGCAATACTTCAACAGCATTGCTTTTTCTAAAATTAGCTAGTTTCGGAATGGGCTCAGGGCTTCTAAGCGATGCAGAGAGAATCCTTCATAGTTTTTCACCACATCTACACCAAGCAGGCGTAAATTTTTCAGCTATGTTGAGCGCCCTGATATGGGCTCGAAAAGGTGGTATTGAGATAGTTGTTTCCGGTGATGAATCAAAATCAGAAACAAGGGAGGTTCTCCAATGGTTGAGACAGGCTTTTCTTCCCGAGGTTGTCGTGGCATTTATTCCTTCTGATGATTCAGATCCTGTTAGCCAACAAATTCCTATTGCAGCGGGTAGAGCATCTTCAGATGAGCGGTTATTGATTCATGTGTGTCAAGGGCAATTATGCCATGCTCCAGTTTATGATCTCCCCTCATTAAAAAATCTTATTACACAAATTTTGATTAATTGA
- a CDS encoding RsmD family RNA methyltransferase, producing MIKISSGNLKGTKILVPEGQMVRPSSSRTRAAVFNTLQHRVDLHEFLIWDAYAGSGSLGLEAFSRGARPIVFTENNDSNFKILIKNLEKCVLSEKCAHRMSALQWLDSSIEPAKIMVFLDPPYQSDELSKIIPKLALSKIMLTGSLVIAETDSKIMLNWPSQFEAFFSRNYGRSKIEIAEKLEMA from the coding sequence ATGATTAAAATTAGTTCAGGAAATCTTAAAGGGACAAAAATTCTTGTACCAGAAGGCCAAATGGTGCGTCCGAGTTCTAGTCGGACCCGGGCAGCTGTTTTTAATACACTTCAGCACAGGGTTGATCTGCATGAGTTTTTGATTTGGGATGCCTATGCTGGAAGTGGCTCACTTGGTTTGGAGGCATTTAGTCGAGGCGCAAGGCCAATAGTTTTTACTGAAAACAACGATTCTAATTTTAAAATATTGATAAAAAATTTGGAAAAATGTGTTCTTTCTGAAAAATGTGCTCATCGAATGAGTGCTTTGCAGTGGCTTGATTCTTCAATCGAACCAGCAAAGATAATGGTGTTTTTGGACCCACCATATCAATCAGATGAGTTAAGCAAAATCATTCCAAAGCTTGCCCTATCCAAAATTATGTTGACCGGGAGTTTGGTCATTGCTGAAACAGATTCCAAGATTATGCTGAACTGGCCAAGCCAATTTGAGGCATTCTTTTCAAGAAACTACGGTCGCAGCAAAATTGAGATTGCAGAAAAGCTGGAGATGGCTTGA